The genome window TCTCGTCAAGGAGTACAAGCCTCGCTACAACATCAACCTCAAGGATGATAAGAGTTACCCCTATGTGCGTGTTACGGCTGAACCATTCCCACGAGTCTTTCCCACGCGGAGGGTTGTGCAGGACGGCTCCCGGTACTTTGGTCCTTACACCGATGTGAACGCCCTTCGCGACCTGCTCAAGACCATCCGGCGCATCTTTCCGATTCGCAGCTGCAATTATGAACTCACGGCTGAGACAATAGCCAAAGGCAAGTTTAAGGTCTGTCTTGACTATCATATCAACCGGTGCTTGGGCCCGTGCGAAGGGCACGTTGGGCAAGCCGAGTACGGGCGGGTAGTGGACTACGTAGTCCAGTTCATCGACGGCAGGAGCGACGCGGTGGCGGACGCTTTGCGCGAGCGGATGCACGAGTTGGCCGCGCAGCTGCGCTTTGAGGAGGCGGCGCGTCTGCGCGACATCCTGGCGTCCTTGGATGATTTCCGGCAAAAGCAGAAGGTCGTGAGCCAATCCCCAGTGGACCGCGACATCTTGGCCACAGCCGTCGCCGGGGACGACGCGTGCGGGGTGGTCTTCAGAGTGCGTGAAGGAAAACTGGTGGGGCGCCAGCACTTCTACATGTCAGGCACGGCCGGGGAATCCTTGGCCTCAGTGGCTACTTCGTTCCTCAAGCAGTACTATGTGAAGAGCGAGTATGTCCCGGCGGAGGTGTTTGTTCCGTGCGAGATGCTGGAGCAGGAACAGATTGTGGGTTGGCTCACGAGGAAGCGGAACGGTCAGGTTACGCTGGTGTGTCCCACTGGCGGTGAGGAGCTGAAGTTAGTTCGGATGTGCCAGCGCAACGCGGAGTTGTTGCTCAACGAGCTCCAGCTGCAAAAGGCTAGCCCGCAGGCGCGCGTCTCTCGCGCGGTGGCGGCCCTCCAGCACGATTTGGCCCTGCCCAGGCCGCCGCGGGTCATCGAAGCCTTTGATGTGTCCAACATCAGCGGCAGCGAGCCGGTAGCCTCGATGGTCTACTTTCGGAATGGCAAGCCGGTCAAGAGTCAGTACCGGCGGTTCAAAATCCGGTGCGAGAATACCCCGAACGACTATGCGATGATGAGTGAGGCGGTGACTCGCCGTTATGCTCGTCTGAAACAGGAGGGAGGTGAGTTGCCGGACCTCATCCTGGTGGATGGGGGCAAAGGGCAGCTGGGGGTCGCGCAAGCTGCACTGGCCTCCTTGGGCCTGGAACTGCCGGTGGTGGCCCTTGCTAAGAGGCTGGACGAAGTCTTCGTCCCCGGCGCCTCTGAACCGCAAAACGTTCCTCGCTCCTCGTCTGGTCTCAAGCTCTTGCAGCGCATCCGCGACGAATCGCACCGCTTTGCGGTGACGTACCACAGGCTGTTGCGGGACAAGCGGACGCTGCGTTCTGTCCTGGATGCAATTCCGGGCGTGGGTAAGGCGCGGCGGCAAGCTTTGTTAAAGGCCTTCGGTTCAGCGGAAGGGGTGCGCCAAGCAACAGTGGAGCAGATTGCCGCAGTGCCAGGCATTCCGCCTGCGCTGGCGGAACGCATCTGGAAAGCGTTGAACGAGCCACCGGGCGAGGGAGAGGAGGCATAGGTAGGGTGGAACGGTGTTGCGCGATGGCCAATGGCAAGAGCGGAGGTGGAGATGATCAGGCGATTTGACCAGCTGGTGGATGAGGTGAAGAAGCTCGGGGGCAAGAGAATTGCGGTTGCCATGGCGGACGAAGAAGACGCGTTGCGCGCCGTGAACCACGCGCGCGGCGCAGGCCTGGCCGAGCCAATTCTCGTGGGCGACAAGGAGGAAATCCTGCGCACGGCTGAGGCCGCAGGAATCGATATCACTGGTGTTGCGGTTGAACATGCCGAAGGCGAAGCAGGGGCCGTAGCGAGAGCCGTCGAGCTGGTGCGGGAAGGAGACGCCGAGGTGTTGATGAAGGGCAGGTGTTCGACCGCCGCGTTTCTGAAAGGGATCTTGGACAAAAATAGCGGGCTGCGGGGCTCCGGCATTCTCTCTCACCTTGCAGCATTCGAGGTCCCAACTTACCCTAAGCTAATTCTCATGTCAGACGCGGCAATGAACATCGCGCCGGACTTGCAGACGAAGATCGCCATTGTCGAAAATGCGATTGCTGCGGCGCACAAGCTTGGTATGAATGCGCCCAAAGTGGCACTGATCGCGGCAGTGGAGAAGGTGAACCCCGAAGGGATGCCATGCACCGCCGATGCTGCGGTCATTGCCAAGATGGCTCAGCGCGGCCAGATTAAGGGGGCGATAGTAGACGGACCGCTGGCAGTAGACAATGCCCTGAGCAGCAAATCGTGTGAGGTAAAAGGAATCTCCAGCCCAGTCGGAGGCGAGGCTGACATCCTCATCATGCCCACCATAGAGGTGGGAAATTG of candidate division KSB1 bacterium contains these proteins:
- the uvrC gene encoding excinuclease ABC subunit UvrC, whose protein sequence is MPRGSTTEAAGHQRRHVSLEVKIAHLPEQPGAYLFKNRMGKVIYVGKAKNLRNRVRSYFGARPNSESPKVQAMVRQIHDLEIMVTDSEVEALILEANLVKEYKPRYNINLKDDKSYPYVRVTAEPFPRVFPTRRVVQDGSRYFGPYTDVNALRDLLKTIRRIFPIRSCNYELTAETIAKGKFKVCLDYHINRCLGPCEGHVGQAEYGRVVDYVVQFIDGRSDAVADALRERMHELAAQLRFEEAARLRDILASLDDFRQKQKVVSQSPVDRDILATAVAGDDACGVVFRVREGKLVGRQHFYMSGTAGESLASVATSFLKQYYVKSEYVPAEVFVPCEMLEQEQIVGWLTRKRNGQVTLVCPTGGEELKLVRMCQRNAELLLNELQLQKASPQARVSRAVAALQHDLALPRPPRVIEAFDVSNISGSEPVASMVYFRNGKPVKSQYRRFKIRCENTPNDYAMMSEAVTRRYARLKQEGGELPDLILVDGGKGQLGVAQAALASLGLELPVVALAKRLDEVFVPGASEPQNVPRSSSGLKLLQRIRDESHRFAVTYHRLLRDKRTLRSVLDAIPGVGKARRQALLKAFGSAEGVRQATVEQIAAVPGIPPALAERIWKALNEPPGEGEEA
- a CDS encoding bifunctional enoyl-CoA hydratase/phosphate acetyltransferase, which gives rise to MARAEVEMIRRFDQLVDEVKKLGGKRIAVAMADEEDALRAVNHARGAGLAEPILVGDKEEILRTAEAAGIDITGVAVEHAEGEAGAVARAVELVREGDAEVLMKGRCSTAAFLKGILDKNSGLRGSGILSHLAAFEVPTYPKLILMSDAAMNIAPDLQTKIAIVENAIAAAHKLGMNAPKVALIAAVEKVNPEGMPCTADAAVIAKMAQRGQIKGAIVDGPLAVDNALSSKSCEVKGISSPVGGEADILIMPTIEVGNCFYKTLTVLAGARCAGIVVGARAPVVLSSRADSDDTKFLSIALALMVS